The DNA window AACATTCTTAAGTAAGCTATTCGCTTTGACGCTGTGACTGATTAACAGCAGTGTCTCGGTTACGTACGCTTTAAAACATGGAacgtatttattttaaaattaaaaaaaatttattcacTTATGATTGATACATAACTGTTTATAAAAGTGTGCCGGAATGTATGCCAAATTACAAGGAAGAACCAAAAATATACTTATGTACCAGCAATGAATGGATTTTCATAGTATTTCATCAATAGATATAACTAGAATCAAAGCATATGCCGTACTGATTCTTTCTCACGCCTTTCTATACCGTCACATAACCAATCGATACAGGTCCCAGATCCAGTGAGATCAATTCACCTTTGCCTGGCTGAAGCATGATTGGAATtcataaatacacacacccTGGTGTACACACCATCCCCCTTGATCGACTCACGCGTGTCCCAGGGTACTGCAAATGCGTTTGCGTCGCCGTTCTTGTGCTGCGGCATCCGGCTTGGCCTAGATTCAGGCGGTTGCCATCTTTCTGTTGCGCGCGTGCAAAGAACACAAGACGCAGAACAAACCCGAAAGCCAACGGGACTCTGTCGGCCCCGTACGCTCGTTGAAGGAATGGAACCGCGCAAAAGAAAGTAGTGAGCCCACACACAACCGCACACCTACACATGCACCTAGTTCACGTGATTCAACCAGAACCAGCATGACTCTTCTTTTACATACTTGGCGctatgtgttgtgtttgttttttatgtactTTTTTCTGTCTCCTCTTTAAAACTTGCTTATATTCATGCTCTGCTCTCACCCTGCCAGCCGCAGTTCCAGAGGGAGGGATCGGACCTTATAAGGCCAGTACGCGGTCACTGGAGGCAAACAGTTTGAGGTCGAAGCCTTTCGGGGTGAGACATCATCACAACGTGATCGAACAGAAACAACATCATTTCAAACAAGTGAAATCAATTTACAGAACaataacaaccaaaaaaaaacaaaacccgtgTGTGCGATTGTGCTTCTCCGGTAGAAATCCATCGTAGTGAAGAAAGATTGTTAAATAAACATGAATCGGTTGTTGGCCAACCAAACCGTGGTTGGGTTGTTGGTTGTGCTGGTACTGCAGTATTGCACCGGACACACACTTCCCAGCATTAAGGAGGCACCGGTTGTTAACCAACCGGCCACCCGGATCGATGCCACCTCAACAACTCAACCGGTCAAATACGATGGTGCCCAGCTGTGGCGCATCGCTTACGACGATCAACCGAAAAAGAATGCCGTTGCTGAGCTGCAGGATCGATACGGTTGGTTTCAATGGTGTTTTCAAAACCGATTTTTTACACTTAGATCTCAACTTCTTTTAACCCAATTCCCAGATGCGTCCATGTGGAACTATAATGCCACCTCGGTGGATATATTTGTACGCGGACAGCAGATCATGAAGGCGGAATGTTTCCTCCGTGCGGCTAATATCCCGTTCGAGGTGGTGATCGAGGATATGCAGCGTGCAATCGACACCGAGAACCCATCGCTAGAAGAGACTGAGTTGTGGGAAAACCGGAACGGTAAGCTCAAATTCCTTGTTAAATCTCACTTAATGTCCCGACAATGGCTTGAGGAAGACGAATTAATCGCtgtgatattttaaaaacattaagttGCTAGTTGAATACCTTATTCGAAAATTAAAGTATCATCCACTGCTAATTGTATTTGTCAAAAAAATTCCCACACCATACTAGGTCACCGCATGACGTGGACGGCGTATCACCGGCTGGCGGACATTTACGACTGGATGGATTACCTGGCACAAACCTATCCGGACCTGTGCAGCACAAAATCAATCGGTAAAAGTGTGCAAGGCCGGGAACTGAAGGTGTTGCGCATCTCCAACGGAAGTCCGTCCAACAAGGCGATCTGGATGGACGGTGGTATACATGCGCGGGAATGGATTAGCCCCGCCACCGTTACCTACATCGCTAACGAGCTGGTAGAGGACTGGGATAACCAGCCGGCTCACCTACGCAACATTGACTGGTACATCCTGCCGGTACATAATCCGGACGGGTATGAACATTCGCATCAGTACGATCGGTTGTGGCGCAAAAATCGGGGCGGACTACAGTACGGACCGTGCGCCGGTGTAGATCTAAATCGTAACTACGGCTACAAATGGGGCGGCCAGGGAACGTCCAAACAACCGTGCTCGGAAATCTTTGCCGGATCGGGTCCATTCTCCGAACCGGAAACCAAAGCTGTTAGCGAGTTCATGCAGTCGTCAGCTGCGGATTGGAAAGGTTTTCTAACGTTCCACAGCTACGGTCAGTACATTCTGTACCCGTGGGGGTACGATCGCGTTGTTCCACCGGATCATGCCGATCTGAAGCGGGTCGGCGATGCGGCTGCAGAGGTAAACAAATTCACTAGGTTTACTATTTCCACCCAACGTGACAATTCATGAACACTCTCTTCCGTTGCTTTAGCAAATGCTGCAGGCTAGTGGTTCACGTTACACGGTCGGACCTTCCGGTAGCACACTCTACCCGGCGGCAGGTGGTTCGGATGATTGGGCACGCGGTACTCTCAACATCAAGTACGCATACACGATCGAGTTGCGAGATACCGGCCGGTATGGGTTTGTGCTGCCCGCGAACCAGATTAAACCCACCGGCGACGAAGCCGTCCAGTTCGTTGACATTGTTGCGCAGGAAGTGACCAAACTGTAACAGATCGTCGCACAATGACCAAATTCCCAATACAAAACACGCGCACAGAAAAAGGCtgaaactgaaataaaaatgaaactgaAATCTACCTTCATACAGTTGGGGCTCACTGTTGGCCGGTATACGTTGTCACGTTTCGGCGATGGGTCCATCTCCGGTAGGAGTAATTCGCCCCACCCCATCGGCGAATGTGTACCAGGGTCCGCGACAGTACCGTGCGGATCCTGCAGCATCAATCGTTCTGCCTCCGCCAGTATGTCTTCCACGCACCGGTTGTCCGTCTCGTTCGCCACCCCGAACAAGTGGTTCAGCTCACCGTACAGTTCCGGTCGGAGGGTCGCTATCTCCTCACCGATCGGCTTATCCTCGTTCAGCCAGCACAGCAGCTCGTGCTCTAGAAATTCATC is part of the Anopheles funestus chromosome X, idAnoFuneDA-416_04, whole genome shotgun sequence genome and encodes:
- the LOC125765775 gene encoding carboxypeptidase B-like, yielding MNRLLANQTVVGLLVVLVLQYCTGHTLPSIKEAPVVNQPATRIDATSTTQPVKYDGAQLWRIAYDDQPKKNAVAELQDRYDASMWNYNATSVDIFVRGQQIMKAECFLRAANIPFEVVIEDMQRAIDTENPSLEETELWENRNGHRMTWTAYHRLADIYDWMDYLAQTYPDLCSTKSIGKSVQGRELKVLRISNGSPSNKAIWMDGGIHAREWISPATVTYIANELVEDWDNQPAHLRNIDWYILPVHNPDGYEHSHQYDRLWRKNRGGLQYGPCAGVDLNRNYGYKWGGQGTSKQPCSEIFAGSGPFSEPETKAVSEFMQSSAADWKGFLTFHSYGQYILYPWGYDRVVPPDHADLKRVGDAAAEQMLQASGSRYTVGPSGSTLYPAAGGSDDWARGTLNIKYAYTIELRDTGRYGFVLPANQIKPTGDEAVQFVDIVAQEVTKL